A region of Domibacillus sp. DTU_2020_1001157_1_SI_ALB_TIR_016 DNA encodes the following proteins:
- a CDS encoding DMT family transporter, producing the protein MGWLFVFSAAVFEVVGVIGLNKFNEKKSFRNSILFFGGLAASFVLLYSSFHYIQVSVAYAVWIGTGTAAAVLVNMIFFNESKSLWRIISIVIIVIGVSGLKAVS; encoded by the coding sequence ATGGGCTGGTTGTTTGTTTTTTCGGCAGCTGTGTTCGAAGTAGTGGGTGTAATTGGATTAAATAAGTTTAATGAAAAAAAATCATTTAGAAATTCCATCCTTTTCTTTGGGGGATTAGCCGCCTCCTTTGTATTACTGTATTCATCTTTCCACTATATACAGGTAAGTGTCGCATATGCAGTATGGATTGGAACTGGAACTGCGGCAGCTGTTTTAGTCAACATGATTTTTTTTAACGAATCAAAAAGTCTCTGGCGTATCATAAGTATTGTCATTATCGTAATAGGTGTCTCTGGACTAAAGGCAGTGTCTTAA
- a CDS encoding multidrug efflux SMR transporter, translated as MRNAWFFVVLTCLCELCWVYGFSVAETWWHWSIVIATIIVDFYFLSVACKSLPTGTVYAIFAAAGTIGTTLMDIFIFNKPFSVPKGVFIGILIAGVISLKIADNYSEDQKDEGVIS; from the coding sequence TTGAGGAATGCTTGGTTTTTTGTTGTACTCACATGTTTATGTGAGTTGTGCTGGGTCTATGGTTTTAGTGTTGCAGAAACATGGTGGCATTGGAGTATCGTGATCGCCACAATTATAGTGGATTTTTACTTTTTATCTGTAGCGTGCAAGTCGCTGCCTACTGGTACAGTGTACGCCATTTTTGCAGCTGCAGGCACGATAGGAACCACTTTGATGGATATTTTTATTTTTAATAAACCATTTAGTGTTCCGAAGGGTGTATTTATAGGAATTTTAATAGCTGGTGTGATCTCTTTAAAGATAGCGGATAACTACAGTGAAGATCAAAAAGATGAGGGAGTTATATCATAA
- a CDS encoding aldehyde dehydrogenase family protein, with amino-acid sequence MKELVKETIKKDLFINGEWKTANQYTPLYSPYSGECIAEVPAATLEEVEFALQSAYEARNIIASMPSHRRASILENLVKLLEEKADEAAQILALEAAKPITTAKAEIARTIQTYKFAAEEAKRIHGETIPVDAAPGGEGRIAYTVREPIGVVAAITPFNFPMNLVAHKVGPAIASGNTVVLKPAQQTPLSAFFLAELLQEAGLPAGALNVVTGSGSLIGEKLVTDERVQKISFTGSPEVGIGIRNKAGLKRVTLELGSNAAVIIDKDVDIDSIIARCVSGAFAFQGQVCISLQRIYVHEELYSAFVEKFVAATQKLIIGDPLDASTDVSALISSKDVQRALGWIEEAKQQGAKLAAGGQTKNNILYPTVLLDVDPTLKVSCQEVFAPIVLINKFSSVDEAIELVNDSKYGLQAGIYTQNIHTALKATQQLHVGGVIVNDIPTFRLDHMPYGGVKESGIGREGVKYAIEEMTEQKLIVFNQTNSSV; translated from the coding sequence ATGAAAGAACTAGTAAAAGAGACGATAAAAAAAGATCTGTTTATAAACGGAGAATGGAAAACGGCAAACCAGTATACTCCTTTGTATTCACCATACAGCGGTGAATGTATTGCAGAAGTTCCAGCAGCAACATTAGAAGAAGTGGAATTCGCTTTACAATCCGCTTATGAAGCAAGAAATATCATAGCCTCTATGCCAAGCCACCGGCGTGCAAGCATTTTAGAGAATCTAGTTAAACTGTTGGAAGAAAAAGCAGACGAAGCTGCTCAAATCCTTGCTTTAGAAGCAGCAAAACCTATTACGACAGCGAAAGCTGAGATCGCACGTACCATCCAGACTTATAAATTCGCTGCGGAGGAAGCAAAACGAATTCATGGTGAAACCATTCCGGTTGATGCAGCACCCGGCGGCGAAGGGAGAATCGCTTATACCGTCAGAGAACCTATTGGCGTAGTAGCAGCGATCACGCCTTTCAACTTTCCAATGAACCTTGTAGCACATAAAGTTGGACCGGCAATTGCCTCGGGCAATACAGTCGTTTTAAAGCCCGCCCAGCAAACTCCCCTGTCGGCTTTTTTCCTTGCTGAACTGTTGCAGGAAGCTGGCCTGCCCGCTGGAGCATTAAATGTCGTGACAGGAAGCGGTTCATTAATCGGTGAAAAGCTTGTCACCGATGAGAGAGTGCAAAAAATTTCTTTTACAGGCAGTCCAGAAGTGGGAATCGGCATTCGAAACAAAGCAGGTTTAAAGCGGGTCACGCTTGAACTTGGCTCTAATGCCGCAGTCATCATTGATAAAGATGTGGACATTGACAGCATTATAGCAAGATGTGTTTCTGGGGCTTTTGCTTTTCAGGGCCAGGTTTGTATCTCGTTACAGAGAATATACGTACACGAAGAACTTTATTCCGCCTTTGTAGAAAAATTTGTTGCTGCCACACAAAAACTAATAATAGGTGACCCACTGGATGCTTCGACAGATGTTTCAGCATTGATTAGTTCTAAAGATGTTCAGCGTGCTCTTGGCTGGATTGAAGAAGCAAAGCAACAAGGAGCCAAACTAGCAGCAGGCGGACAGACCAAGAATAATATTTTGTACCCAACTGTACTTCTTGATGTTGATCCAACATTAAAAGTTTCCTGCCAGGAAGTATTTGCCCCTATCGTTTTGATCAATAAGTTTTCATCTGTTGATGAAGCGATAGAGCTTGTAAATGATTCAAAATATGGACTGCAAGCAGGCATTTACACGCAAAATATCCATACAGCACTTAAGGCTACACAGCAGCTTCATGTCGGAGGCGTCATCGTAAATGACATTCCAACTTTCCGATTAGACCATATGCCATACGGAGGAGTAAAAGAAAGTGGAATTGGACGCGAAGGTGTAAAATACGCCATTGAAGAAATGACCGAGCAAAAATTAATTGTATTCAATCAAACTAATTCATCTGTTTAA
- a CDS encoding aspartate aminotransferase family protein: protein MTQSEKLVEELRDLDKKHFFHPTSPIQQQQDQGPAFVFTEGKGIYLHDITGKKVIDGMSSLWNVNIGHGREELGKAAMEQMNKLAFSSSFATFSNEPAIRLAAKLAQISPGDLSATFFTSGGSEANDTAYKLARHYWLLKGQPERKKIISRTKSYHGVSMGATSATGLKAFRDFTTSLAPDFLYVDHFSTESLRSLIEAEGPETIAAFIAEPVQGAGGVHVAPEHYFSEVRQICDDYGILFITDEVITGFGRTGKYFGMEHYGVAPDMMCFAKGVTSGYAQLGGVMISNKLHQEFIDLSVGTLLHGYTYSGHPMACAVALKNLEIIEQENFIENAEQRGQELKEGLEWIQNERNIIGKVKGLGLMCGIEIVKDTQTNEGFEAPLSPSIVAEAAKQGLICRSVVLDGQDIVVFSPPLSITKEEITDLIRMLNEAIRIVETAAFQKLLPNT from the coding sequence ATGACACAATCAGAAAAATTAGTTGAAGAATTACGAGATCTCGATAAAAAACATTTTTTTCACCCTACATCTCCTATTCAACAGCAGCAGGATCAGGGACCTGCTTTTGTGTTTACTGAAGGAAAAGGAATTTATCTTCACGATATCACAGGCAAAAAAGTCATTGATGGTATGTCATCTCTTTGGAATGTCAATATAGGCCATGGGCGCGAAGAACTGGGCAAAGCAGCGATGGAACAAATGAATAAGCTTGCCTTCAGCTCAAGTTTTGCAACGTTCAGCAACGAACCGGCTATCCGGCTGGCAGCCAAGCTCGCTCAAATTTCGCCCGGGGATTTAAGTGCTACATTTTTTACATCCGGTGGATCCGAAGCAAACGACACAGCTTATAAGCTTGCCCGCCATTACTGGCTGTTAAAAGGGCAGCCAGAAAGAAAGAAAATTATCTCCAGAACAAAATCCTATCATGGGGTATCAATGGGTGCTACAAGTGCAACAGGCTTAAAAGCTTTTCGTGATTTTACCACTTCATTGGCTCCTGATTTCTTATATGTCGATCATTTTTCAACGGAGTCTCTTCGCTCCTTAATTGAAGCTGAAGGCCCGGAAACGATTGCCGCTTTTATTGCAGAGCCTGTTCAAGGAGCGGGAGGCGTTCATGTAGCGCCGGAACATTACTTCAGTGAAGTTCGGCAAATCTGTGATGATTATGGCATTTTATTCATTACTGATGAGGTAATAACAGGGTTTGGCCGGACAGGAAAGTATTTTGGAATGGAGCATTACGGTGTGGCCCCTGACATGATGTGCTTTGCAAAAGGAGTCACAAGCGGATACGCCCAGCTCGGCGGAGTCATGATTTCCAATAAATTACACCAAGAGTTTATCGATCTCTCGGTTGGAACGCTTTTACATGGATACACATACAGCGGCCATCCGATGGCATGTGCCGTTGCTTTGAAAAACCTAGAAATTATTGAACAGGAGAACTTCATTGAAAATGCTGAACAAAGAGGCCAAGAATTAAAAGAAGGGCTTGAGTGGATTCAAAATGAAAGAAACATTATTGGCAAAGTAAAAGGATTGGGCTTGATGTGCGGCATTGAAATTGTGAAAGATACGCAAACCAATGAAGGATTTGAGGCACCTCTCTCCCCTTCTATTGTAGCAGAAGCCGCAAAACAAGGGCTTATTTGCCGATCAGTCGTTTTAGATGGCCAGGATATTGTTGTATTCTCCCCTCCTTTATCGATTACAAAAGAAGAGATCACAGACCTCATTCGCATGTTAAATGAAGCAATACGTATTGTTGAAACAGCAGCTTTTCAGAAACTGCTGCCGAATACGTAA
- a CDS encoding sigma-54 interaction domain-containing protein, translating to MGELSELELSKIIETSNNNITVTDENGIILRSHPEHWEIYGMESGSYVGKSVYELEEEGLLTPSINAIVLKEKKFSRILQHTKTGRVVMSTGYPIFNQDGQLVRVISYSQDQTEIWKLQEEYEQLQRKLQGYQTEVEDLREKELDHSIVARSSEMQQVLKTIYHVAKTDATILLLGSSGVGKSTFARALHKESDRHREPFIEVNCSTIPESLFESEIFGYEPGAFTGAHTKGKPGLIEQADGGTLFLDEVGELPLSMQAKLLKVIQEKKMMRVGGKKEKYIDFRLLTATNQPLETMVEEGKFRLDLFYRLNVVPIHIPSLHERKEDIPVLLQHYIQKSNEKYNENKKLHSSTYEALIQYNWPGNIRELENLIERLVLVVEEPTIYPKHLPVTISGQTTQAETSSPLSIAQEIGEKKSLKETLEALEIQLIAKAYKECKTTYEMADYLGISQPSVMYKLKKYQQYL from the coding sequence ATGGGAGAGCTATCAGAATTAGAGTTAAGTAAAATTATTGAGACATCGAACAACAATATTACCGTCACTGATGAAAATGGTATTATTCTTCGCTCACATCCAGAACATTGGGAAATTTACGGAATGGAATCAGGATCATATGTGGGAAAATCAGTGTATGAACTGGAGGAAGAAGGGTTACTGACTCCTTCTATTAATGCGATTGTTTTAAAAGAAAAGAAGTTCTCGCGTATTTTGCAGCATACAAAAACAGGGCGGGTGGTCATGTCTACTGGATATCCTATTTTTAATCAGGATGGACAATTGGTACGCGTGATCAGCTATAGCCAGGACCAGACAGAAATTTGGAAGCTGCAAGAGGAGTATGAGCAGCTGCAGCGAAAACTGCAAGGATACCAAACGGAGGTAGAAGATCTTAGGGAAAAGGAATTGGATCACTCTATTGTTGCTAGAAGCAGTGAGATGCAGCAGGTTTTAAAAACGATTTATCACGTTGCCAAAACAGATGCAACCATTCTTCTGCTAGGTTCTTCAGGAGTTGGGAAAAGTACCTTTGCCCGGGCTCTCCATAAAGAAAGTGACCGGCATAGAGAACCTTTTATTGAAGTGAATTGCAGCACGATCCCAGAAAGCTTATTTGAATCGGAGATATTCGGTTATGAGCCGGGTGCTTTTACAGGTGCACATACAAAGGGGAAACCAGGGTTAATAGAACAAGCAGACGGCGGCACGCTTTTCCTTGATGAAGTCGGCGAATTGCCGTTATCGATGCAGGCAAAATTACTGAAAGTGATTCAGGAAAAAAAGATGATGCGTGTGGGTGGAAAAAAAGAAAAGTATATTGATTTTCGTCTTTTGACCGCAACAAATCAGCCATTAGAAACGATGGTAGAGGAAGGGAAATTTAGGTTAGATTTGTTTTACCGTTTAAATGTGGTGCCTATTCACATTCCATCACTCCATGAACGTAAAGAAGACATCCCGGTCCTCTTACAACACTACATTCAGAAATCAAATGAGAAGTACAATGAAAACAAAAAATTACACTCATCCACTTATGAAGCATTAATCCAATATAATTGGCCAGGCAACATTCGCGAATTAGAAAACTTAATCGAGCGGTTAGTGCTTGTTGTTGAAGAACCGACCATATATCCTAAACATCTTCCAGTGACTATCTCGGGACAGACAACACAAGCAGAAACATCAAGTCCTTTATCTATTGCACAGGAAATAGGCGAAAAGAAAAGTTTAAAAGAGACATTGGAAGCGCTAGAAATACAGTTAATTGCAAAGGCTTATAAGGAATGCAAAACAACCTACGAAATGGCGGACTACTTAGGAATCAGTCAGCCATCTGTTATGTACAAGCTTAAGAAGTATCAACAATACTTATAA